A region from the Vicia villosa cultivar HV-30 ecotype Madison, WI linkage group LG3, Vvil1.0, whole genome shotgun sequence genome encodes:
- the LOC131657740 gene encoding uncharacterized protein LOC131657740 — translation MANYTTSTLYSENRKEKMELLNGVSLGKIDTSNISSLQQEVLIIWGEDDKIFPVQMAHELKEVISKKAGIKLIKEASHVPQIEKPKEFNNIILNFLHSGS, via the exons ACATTATACTCGGAAAATAGGAAGGAAAAAATGGAGCTTCTAAATGGGG TGTCCCTCGGAAAAAttgacacttcaaacatttcatcTCTTCAACAG GAAGTTCTTATAATTTGGGGGGAAGATGACAAAATATTTCCCGTGCAGATGGCCCATGAACTGAAAGA GGTAATTAGTAAGAAGGCAGGGATAAAATTGATAAAGGAGGCATCCCATGTGCCTCAAATTGAAAAGCCAAAGGAATTCAACAATATTATCCTAAATTTTTTACATTCCGGCTCATGA